TATCTGGTGCGGTCTTTGTTGCCCGCTCACCCCAGCCTGCATTTGCATGCCCATTTTGCCCATTCGCCGGCTTCAGTGGCCATGTTTGCCAGTATACTCAGTGGGTTGCCGTTTAGTTTTACCGCCCATGCTAAGGACATCTATACATCTGATCCTAGACAGCTGCGAGAAAAAATGGCGTTGGCCCAATTTGTCATTACGTGCACCGAATACAACCGCCGTTATTTAAAGGCGCTGGTTGATGGGGCCCAACGCCCGGTTTACTGCGTTTATCATGGCATCGATACCGAGCTGTTTTCTCAGATCGCTGATCATTCAACCAAAGCCAAAGAACCATATCAACTCCTGACCGTGGCGCGTTTGATTGCCAAAAAGGGGCTGCCAACGGTTTATCAGGCGCTGAAGATTCTAAAGGATAAAGGGATTTCTTTTGAGCATACCCTCATCGGTGATGGTGAAGACCGCCTAAAAATTTTGGCCCTCATAAAAGATCTGGATCTGGTTGCCCAGACCCGCTGGTTGGGCACTCAGCCCCATGAAGTGGTACAGCAGCATTACCGTCAGGCGCATCTTTTCGTGCTGGGCTGTGAAGTGGCACCCAATGGTGATCGAGATGGCATTCCCAATGTCCTTTTTGAAAGTATGGCCATGGGGGTACCGGTAGTGGCGACTCACATATCGGCCATTCCCGAGCTTGTGGATCATGAAAAAACGGGCTTGCTGGTTGATCCCGGGGCCCCTGAGGAAATGGCCGGGGCCATGCGACGACTGCTGACCGATGCGGACCTCAGGCATAAAATGATACCTGCAGCGCAACAGCGGGTGGTGCGCGATTTTGACAACCGATCCCTGATAAAGGGCTTGGCCGAAATTTATCGTAAAGAAATCAAGTCCTTTTGTCACGTGGGCAATGCGGAATCGCCGGATATGCCCTAAGGCAGTTCGGTCAACACTTTTTAACCCTGATGCGTCCAGCATAGGTGACGTTACCGGTTCCATGCGGGATGCCGGCGATACCATCTGCGAAAAGACAAACCATGGCTTGACATCTAAGTCTTCGATTTCTATACTTTTTGAAATAGATTGATTCTGACCGCCAACAGATGTTGATAGTTGCCTGCGCCGATGAATTGGAGTGGACAGGAGGATAAATGAGGATTCTATCGCTATTTTATGGACATGATGCCAACTGTGTTCTGCTGGAAGACGGAGAGCCGGTTGTTGCATTAGAAAAAGAAAGATTAACCCGCATAAAACATGACCAGGGGGTCATGGATCTCGAACCGATCCTGGAAACATACGGCTGGTCACCTGACAGCATAGATGTGGTCGTGATCAACCCCCAAACAAGACCGACTTTAGAAGGCCGGCAATTCCAATGGGAAATAGAGGACAAAACCTATCAAGACAATCCGCAATATCTCAAAGAAGGCTGGGTCGGGCCGGTTGAATACCGCTACAGCCAGCATCGCATCCGGCTGTTTGGCCGCTGGTACAATGGCTATGCCGTAGACCATCACCTGGCCCATGTGGCCGGCGCTTTGTTTACCGCCCCGTTTGAAGAGGCCTGTTTGTTGACTGCAGACGGGGGAGGGGATTTTAAAATGTGCGCCCTGGCCTATGGCAGCGGTAACAAAATCCCGCTGATCGAATACGGCTGGGGATATGAGGGTCTCGGCCGCCTGCAGCTCAACATCGGCCGAACTTGGGCCTCCATCGGTGAGTATAATTTTGGAATGAAACGTCTGGAAGGCGCCGGTAAACTGATGGGCCTGGCCAGTTACGGCACCCCGCGGCAGGAGATCATTGACGTCTTAAGACAGCAAATGCTCTATCATCCGTTTTCACCGTATCCAAGGGATGAATCCGGAGAACTGAGGGTTGTGCAGTTTGATCCAAAAAGTCCATTTGCGCAGGACCTGTGTGCATCTTTACAGGCGCTGACCACCGAATATTACCTGGAGGCGGCTGCGCGCGTTAAATCGTGGCAACCTTCCAAGAATATTATTTTAACGGGCGGTTGCTCGATGAACTGCATCGCCAATACCGCGGTGCATAAAAGCGGGCTGTTTGAAGATACCTGGGTGCCGGCCCAGCCCCACGACGGCGGGCTCGGTCTGGGCCAAGCCCTGTTTGTCTGGCACCATGTTCTGAAT
Above is a window of Desulfobacterales bacterium DNA encoding:
- a CDS encoding glycosyltransferase family 4 protein; this encodes YLVRSLLPAHPSLHLHAHFAHSPASVAMFASILSGLPFSFTAHAKDIYTSDPRQLREKMALAQFVITCTEYNRRYLKALVDGAQRPVYCVYHGIDTELFSQIADHSTKAKEPYQLLTVARLIAKKGLPTVYQALKILKDKGISFEHTLIGDGEDRLKILALIKDLDLVAQTRWLGTQPHEVVQQHYRQAHLFVLGCEVAPNGDRDGIPNVLFESMAMGVPVVATHISAIPELVDHEKTGLLVDPGAPEEMAGAMRRLLTDADLRHKMIPAAQQRVVRDFDNRSLIKGLAEIYRKEIKSFCHVGNAESPDMP
- a CDS encoding carbamoyltransferase C-terminal domain-containing protein; translation: MRILSLFYGHDANCVLLEDGEPVVALEKERLTRIKHDQGVMDLEPILETYGWSPDSIDVVVINPQTRPTLEGRQFQWEIEDKTYQDNPQYLKEGWVGPVEYRYSQHRIRLFGRWYNGYAVDHHLAHVAGALFTAPFEEACLLTADGGGDFKMCALAYGSGNKIPLIEYGWGYEGLGRLQLNIGRTWASIGEYNFGMKRLEGAGKLMGLASYGTPRQEIIDVLRQQMLYHPFSPYPRDESGELRVVQFDPKSPFAQDLCASLQALTTEYYLEAAARVKSWQPSKNIILTGGCSMNCIANTAVHKSGLFEDTWVPAQPHDGGLGLGQALFVWHHVLNRPRVPKAWSPYLGTDAGELGTDVIPDMIRFLEDGKSVGLCYGRAESGPRALGHRSILLDPRIPDGKDRLNDRVKHREWYRPFAPMVLGDWGVPSKYMSYIVPTDAEQVPAVTQVDGTSRPQIVDARDDTFIYKLLTAWRDKTGCPLLLNTSFNCQEPLVDTIEQARATWKRTELDVLVTPEGIEVDKTDAHELSSEAAFNNASLRASSG